In a genomic window of Brucella anthropi ATCC 49188:
- a CDS encoding ABC transporter permease: MSASQYQQDLGRVQSFKLGDFIRRRPESITFFLLVAICTIVSIINPAFLQASTLIDIGRASVVMGLFALGVFIILAAGGIDVSFTAIAATTVYSLTLLVQAYMPELPIIFIILMAIAGGIFLGVLNGLLVHYLNVPSLIVTIGTQYLFRGFLLAFVGTVWIMSLPPTMSAFGRLPLFQFESATGATITMPFYFLVLPAAAILTWWILNRTLMGRAIFAMGGNSQIASRLGYNLRTIHIFLFGYAGGLAGLAGIIHVCANRQSSPFDFVGTEIAVIAAVVLGGARITGGTGTVFGTLLGVLLITVINSVLVLVGIPSTWQRLVVGCFILLAAAFFVTRQRKK, encoded by the coding sequence ATGAGTGCGTCGCAGTATCAACAGGATCTGGGTCGAGTCCAATCTTTCAAACTGGGTGACTTCATTCGCAGGCGCCCGGAATCGATCACTTTCTTCCTGCTCGTGGCAATCTGCACGATTGTCTCGATCATCAACCCTGCATTCCTGCAAGCCTCGACACTGATCGATATTGGCCGTGCCAGTGTGGTGATGGGCCTGTTTGCGCTTGGCGTCTTCATCATTCTCGCCGCTGGCGGCATTGATGTTTCCTTTACGGCAATTGCTGCCACGACAGTCTATTCGCTGACGCTTCTGGTGCAGGCCTATATGCCGGAACTGCCGATCATCTTCATCATTCTGATGGCGATTGCGGGCGGTATTTTCCTCGGCGTCCTCAATGGTCTTCTGGTGCATTACCTCAACGTACCGTCACTGATCGTCACCATCGGCACGCAATATCTCTTCCGTGGCTTCCTGCTGGCCTTTGTCGGCACGGTCTGGATCATGTCCCTGCCCCCGACAATGAGCGCCTTCGGTCGCCTGCCGCTGTTCCAGTTTGAATCGGCGACCGGTGCCACCATCACCATGCCATTCTACTTTCTGGTGCTGCCTGCGGCTGCAATCCTGACCTGGTGGATATTGAACCGCACTTTGATGGGCCGCGCGATTTTTGCGATGGGTGGTAACAGCCAGATCGCAAGCCGCCTCGGCTATAATCTACGCACCATCCATATCTTCCTGTTCGGCTATGCAGGTGGTCTGGCCGGCCTTGCAGGCATCATCCATGTCTGCGCCAATCGCCAGTCGAGCCCTTTCGATTTTGTCGGAACCGAAATTGCGGTCATCGCCGCTGTGGTTCTCGGTGGTGCACGCATCACCGGTGGCACCGGCACCGTCTTCGGCACCCTTCTTGGCGTGCTGCTCATCACCGTCATCAACAGTGTTCTCGTGCTCGTCGGCATCCCCAGCACATGGCAGCGTCTCGTCGTCGGCTGCTTCATCCTGCTGGCTGCTGCCTTCTTCGTCACCCGCCAACGCAAGAAATAA
- a CDS encoding sugar ABC transporter ATP-binding protein, translating to MSTTTKNGTSSDRSPDRFLELRNIHKRFGGVHALRGIDLTIDLGQAYHLLGENGCGKSTVIKIMSGAHAPSEGEIILDGKTYTSLNPIQSLAAGIETVYQDLSLIPNLTVAENVALNEQLVEGNGRLFRSVKLSQLRETAERALSTVGLPTDKAFLHTIVSELPLAMRQLVAISRAIATRAKLVIMDEPTTSLTRREVDNLIEVVERLRAERVAVLFVTHKLDECYRIGGNAVVFRDGQCVAQGPIENYTKKQLSELMIGREIDAERYRTAQPGDAELLKLDGLTASGFKDIGFTLRKGEILGITGLADSGRNELAMAITGVVPADRGSIRLEGQKTEVKSPAEAIERGIGYVPEDRLAEGLFLDKSIFQNEIALIFRKLCNSLGIVDQKQGRNIAASLMKEMRLNTTNLDLPVGALSGGNQQRVLIGRWLSIGPKLLVLHGPTVGVDVGSKDTIYRAIQALAEAGMGLIIVSDDLPELLQNADRILVMNSGSIVAELDAAQATEDQLYQAMMSSQKEVA from the coding sequence GTGTCAACTACGACGAAGAATGGGACGAGCAGCGACCGGTCGCCGGATCGTTTTCTCGAACTGCGCAACATCCATAAGCGGTTTGGCGGCGTTCACGCGCTGCGCGGCATTGATCTGACAATCGATCTTGGCCAGGCCTATCACCTGTTGGGTGAAAATGGCTGCGGCAAGAGCACGGTCATCAAGATCATGTCCGGCGCACATGCACCCAGCGAAGGCGAGATCATTCTCGATGGCAAAACCTATACTTCGCTGAACCCGATCCAGTCGCTGGCAGCCGGTATCGAGACCGTCTATCAGGATCTGTCACTTATCCCCAATCTGACCGTCGCTGAAAACGTAGCGCTGAATGAGCAGCTTGTTGAAGGCAATGGCCGACTGTTCCGCAGTGTCAAGCTTTCGCAGCTCCGCGAAACTGCAGAACGGGCATTGAGCACGGTTGGCCTGCCAACTGACAAAGCCTTTCTACACACAATCGTTTCCGAGCTGCCGCTTGCCATGCGCCAGCTGGTTGCCATCTCACGCGCAATCGCAACCCGTGCCAAGCTCGTCATCATGGATGAACCGACCACATCGCTGACCCGTCGCGAAGTGGACAATCTGATTGAAGTCGTTGAACGCCTGCGCGCAGAACGCGTCGCGGTGCTATTCGTCACCCACAAGCTTGATGAATGCTATCGCATCGGCGGCAATGCAGTCGTCTTCCGCGACGGCCAGTGTGTGGCACAGGGCCCGATCGAAAACTACACCAAAAAGCAGCTCTCCGAGCTGATGATCGGCAGAGAAATTGATGCCGAGCGTTATCGCACGGCACAGCCCGGCGATGCCGAACTGCTTAAACTCGACGGCCTTACCGCATCGGGCTTCAAGGACATTGGCTTTACCCTTCGTAAGGGTGAAATCCTCGGCATTACCGGCCTTGCAGATTCCGGCCGCAACGAGCTGGCCATGGCGATCACAGGCGTTGTACCTGCTGATAGAGGTTCAATCCGCCTCGAAGGTCAGAAGACCGAAGTTAAAAGCCCGGCGGAAGCCATCGAGCGTGGCATTGGCTATGTGCCGGAAGACCGCCTTGCAGAAGGCCTTTTCCTCGACAAGTCGATCTTTCAAAACGAGATCGCTCTGATCTTCAGAAAGCTCTGCAACAGCCTTGGCATCGTCGATCAGAAACAGGGCCGCAACATCGCCGCCTCGCTGATGAAAGAGATGCGGCTGAATACAACCAATCTCGACCTGCCGGTTGGCGCACTTTCGGGCGGCAATCAGCAGCGCGTTTTGATTGGTCGCTGGCTGAGCATTGGCCCCAAGCTTCTGGTGCTGCACGGTCCGACCGTCGGCGTTGATGTGGGATCGAAAGACACAATTTACCGCGCAATTCAGGCGCTGGCCGAAGCTGGCATGGGCCTCATCATCGTCAGCGATGATTTGCCGGAGCTTCTGCAGAATGCAGACCGCATTCTCGTCATGAACTCAGGCAGCATCGTCGCAGAACTGGATGCTGCACAGGCCACCGAAGATCAGCTCTATCAAGCCATGATGTCGTCGCAGAAGGAAGTTGCCTAA
- a CDS encoding substrate-binding domain-containing protein gives MKATTKKLLTGTIIGAAIVAGSAGTLVAQEKPVIATVVKISGIPWFDRMNTGVEAYQKANPDVVATQSGPATADAAQQLQIVQDLVAKGVNALAVVPMDPAVLEGTFKRAMERGIIVVTHEADNQVNTMADVEAFDNADYGTALNERLAECMGKSGKWTTFVGSLGSRTHMQWVGSGEENAKKYPDMQLVDPNNESFDDANGTYEKAKEILRKHPDLKGFQTSAGNDVLGVGRAIDEAGLSGKVCLVGTGLPNPSADLLESGAITAIGFWDPQKAGMAMNAVAKLLLEKKEVKEGTDLGVEGYNKVSVKKGAGEGLLVIGNGMVIADKATYKEHLF, from the coding sequence ATGAAAGCAACAACGAAAAAACTGCTCACCGGAACCATCATTGGTGCAGCGATCGTCGCGGGCAGCGCGGGCACGCTCGTCGCACAGGAAAAGCCGGTCATCGCAACGGTCGTCAAGATCAGTGGTATTCCTTGGTTCGACCGCATGAACACCGGTGTTGAAGCCTATCAGAAGGCCAACCCGGACGTGGTTGCAACGCAGAGCGGACCGGCAACGGCAGACGCAGCACAGCAGCTTCAGATCGTGCAGGATCTCGTTGCCAAGGGCGTTAACGCACTTGCAGTCGTCCCGATGGACCCGGCTGTTCTCGAAGGTACCTTCAAGCGCGCCATGGAACGCGGCATCATTGTTGTGACGCATGAAGCCGACAACCAGGTCAACACCATGGCCGACGTCGAAGCTTTCGATAATGCCGATTACGGCACGGCGCTCAACGAACGTCTGGCAGAATGCATGGGCAAGAGCGGCAAGTGGACCACCTTTGTTGGCTCGCTCGGCAGCCGCACGCATATGCAGTGGGTTGGTTCGGGCGAAGAAAACGCCAAGAAGTATCCTGACATGCAGCTCGTCGATCCGAACAACGAATCCTTCGACGATGCCAACGGCACCTATGAAAAGGCCAAGGAAATCCTGCGCAAGCATCCTGACCTGAAGGGCTTCCAGACCTCTGCCGGTAACGACGTTCTCGGCGTTGGCCGTGCGATCGACGAAGCTGGCCTGAGCGGCAAGGTTTGCCTGGTCGGCACCGGCCTGCCGAACCCATCGGCAGATCTTCTTGAATCCGGCGCCATCACCGCAATCGGCTTCTGGGATCCGCAGAAGGCTGGCATGGCGATGAATGCGGTTGCCAAGCTTCTGCTCGAAAAGAAGGAAGTCAAGGAAGGCACCGACCTCGGCGTTGAAGGCTATAACAAGGTCAGCGTCAAAAAGGGTGCCGGTGAAGGCCTGCTCGTAATCGGTAACGGCATGGTTATCGCTGACAAGGCGACCTACAAGGAACACCTGTTCTAA
- a CDS encoding ABC transporter permease, producing MQKTSNQLAMLVVINLGLLALGAYISGGSFLSLFNLQSMAGQVPELGLLAIGVMLAMCAGNGGIDLSGIALANLSGVLSAVIVSMFISSAENQLGFSLAFIGLALVIGLAGGIVNGILIARFNITPILCTLGTQMAFTGLAVVVSGGRAVMVGSPDLLSRIGNDMFLAVPISFLIFIAVALLIAAVVRFTPYGYWLMLMGTNPKAAVFAGFPRNGVLIATYATSGFLAAIAGIIIAARNVNVKFDYGSSYLLVAILIAVMAGVKPEGGYGRVICVVLSAIALQLMSSLLNFGGLSNFVRDFAWGLLLLAFLAVGKYDIAGFFTLGNRQKGNIGAQPSGTRT from the coding sequence ATGCAGAAGACAAGCAATCAGCTTGCTATGCTTGTTGTCATCAATCTCGGATTGCTCGCGCTTGGCGCGTATATTTCGGGAGGATCTTTCCTATCCCTGTTCAATCTGCAGTCGATGGCGGGTCAGGTGCCTGAACTCGGGTTGCTGGCAATCGGCGTCATGCTGGCTATGTGCGCTGGCAATGGCGGGATCGATCTTTCGGGTATTGCGCTGGCCAACCTTTCCGGTGTGCTTTCAGCCGTCATCGTTTCGATGTTTATCTCAAGCGCCGAAAACCAGCTTGGCTTCAGCCTTGCCTTCATCGGACTGGCACTGGTGATCGGTCTTGCGGGCGGCATCGTCAATGGAATCCTGATTGCGCGCTTCAACATCACGCCAATCCTCTGCACGCTTGGCACGCAGATGGCGTTTACGGGTCTTGCGGTTGTCGTGTCTGGCGGTCGCGCTGTCATGGTCGGCAGTCCCGATCTTCTGTCGCGCATCGGCAATGACATGTTCCTCGCCGTGCCAATCAGTTTCCTGATCTTCATAGCGGTTGCCTTGCTGATTGCAGCCGTGGTGCGCTTTACCCCTTACGGCTACTGGCTGATGTTGATGGGAACCAATCCAAAAGCCGCTGTCTTCGCTGGCTTCCCGCGTAATGGCGTGCTGATTGCGACCTATGCCACGAGCGGATTTCTCGCAGCAATTGCGGGCATCATCATTGCAGCGCGCAACGTCAACGTGAAGTTCGACTATGGTAGCTCGTATCTGCTGGTCGCCATTCTCATCGCCGTCATGGCGGGCGTGAAGCCTGAAGGTGGTTATGGCCGTGTCATCTGCGTGGTGCTGAGCGCTATTGCTTTGCAGCTCATGTCCAGTCTGCTCAACTTCGGCGGCCTTTCCAACTTCGTCCGCGACTTCGCCTGGGGCCTGCTGCTGCTCGCCTTCCTTGCAGTCGGAAAATACGACATCGCGGGATTCTTTACCCTCGGCAATCGCCAAAAGGGAAACATCGGTGCTCAACCCTCAGGCACCCGAACATAG
- a CDS encoding LacI family DNA-binding transcriptional regulator, with the protein MKKKKSFTIRDIAETAGVSPATVSLVLNGKGEISGETRARVLEAVSRLNYVPRASKTAPSTGETIRFLKIAKHGETVNRDHSVFVSDYIDGMSSEATRRNYTLEVVSFDGQPISAVAESLAGAPVRGVIALGTELSAADIHMIQGLGLPTVFIDTFYEVIEANFVDMNNEDAVFKVLSRFKQLGFSRIGFVASHTETTNFRLRRDAFFKNMQRLDLKVQERDILSVESTYEGAHRDTCAMLHSGLDLAECYFCTNDIIAYGFIRALKGKGLRIPDDVSVIGFDNLPQSATMEPGLTTVDVSKRKIGNLAVTVLDDLINTAEPQPPVKILVGANLILRASETALTPKAARSREFG; encoded by the coding sequence ATGAAAAAGAAAAAGTCTTTTACGATCAGAGACATCGCAGAGACTGCCGGCGTTTCTCCGGCAACGGTTTCGCTTGTGCTCAACGGTAAGGGCGAAATTTCGGGCGAAACGCGTGCACGTGTCCTCGAAGCCGTTTCCAGACTGAACTATGTTCCGCGCGCGTCAAAAACTGCGCCAAGCACCGGGGAGACGATCCGCTTTCTCAAGATTGCCAAGCATGGCGAGACGGTCAACCGCGATCACAGTGTTTTTGTCTCGGATTATATTGACGGCATGTCCTCGGAAGCGACGCGCCGAAACTATACGCTGGAAGTGGTAAGTTTCGACGGGCAGCCGATCAGTGCAGTAGCAGAATCGCTTGCCGGTGCGCCGGTGCGCGGTGTGATTGCGCTTGGGACCGAGCTTTCGGCGGCAGACATCCATATGATCCAGGGCCTTGGCCTGCCCACAGTCTTCATCGATACCTTTTATGAGGTCATTGAAGCCAATTTCGTCGACATGAACAATGAGGACGCCGTCTTCAAGGTTCTGTCGCGCTTCAAGCAGCTTGGTTTTTCGCGGATCGGTTTTGTCGCCAGTCATACGGAAACGACAAACTTCCGTCTTCGTCGCGATGCGTTTTTCAAGAATATGCAGCGTCTGGACCTGAAAGTTCAGGAGCGCGATATCCTTTCGGTTGAATCGACCTATGAAGGCGCCCATCGCGATACTTGTGCGATGCTGCATTCAGGACTCGATCTGGCCGAGTGCTATTTCTGCACGAACGATATCATCGCCTATGGCTTCATCCGCGCACTGAAGGGCAAGGGTCTTCGTATTCCTGACGATGTTTCGGTGATTGGCTTCGATAATCTGCCGCAAAGTGCAACCATGGAGCCGGGTCTCACAACGGTTGACGTGTCCAAACGGAAAATCGGAAACCTCGCGGTCACCGTGCTCGACGATTTGATCAACACTGCCGAACCGCAACCGCCAGTAAAGATACTGGTTGGGGCAAACCTGATCCTGCGGGCGAGTGAGACTGCACTTACCCCGAAAGCCGCCAGAAGCCGTGAATTTGGCTAG
- a CDS encoding trans-sulfuration enzyme family protein → MSRNPPRNQAGFATRAIHVGQEPDPLTGAVIPPIYHATTYVQDGIGASKGYDYTRSGNPTRNGLERCLADLEGAAAAFVFPSGLAAAATLLEALPAGSSILAHNDLYGGVYRLLADVRPVTAAHNVNFVDFSDEAALRQAVLDHKPALLWFETPSNPTLRIVDLSLVAELGKQAGAITVCDSTFSSPAGQRPIDHGIHVVVHSATKMLNGHSDLLGGVVAVSANAPAKLAERVGYLQNALGSVMSPTDCALLHRSLKTLEIRSIRQSETALKLATSLEKRAEELGLTKVVYPGLASHPQHKLAAEQMINFGCVISIEVAGDLTRVERILTSTRYFHFAVSLGSVESLIQHPYSLTHAVVPEDQKNHLGIGAQLIRISIGLEDPEDLETDLVQALSSNR, encoded by the coding sequence TTGTCCAGAAACCCTCCTCGCAATCAGGCCGGTTTTGCAACACGTGCGATCCATGTCGGTCAGGAACCTGACCCTTTGACCGGAGCCGTGATCCCTCCGATCTATCATGCGACGACCTACGTGCAGGATGGCATAGGAGCGAGCAAGGGGTACGACTATACCCGCAGCGGCAATCCGACCAGAAACGGTCTCGAACGCTGTCTTGCCGATCTCGAGGGCGCGGCAGCAGCTTTCGTTTTCCCGAGCGGGCTTGCCGCGGCCGCAACATTGCTGGAGGCGCTTCCGGCCGGTTCGTCGATATTGGCCCATAACGATCTCTACGGTGGTGTCTACCGACTGCTGGCCGATGTCAGACCAGTCACCGCCGCGCACAATGTGAATTTCGTGGATTTTTCCGACGAAGCTGCACTGCGCCAGGCTGTCCTCGACCATAAGCCAGCTCTGCTTTGGTTTGAGACCCCGTCCAATCCAACGCTTCGCATTGTCGATCTGTCGCTGGTTGCTGAACTTGGCAAACAGGCCGGTGCAATTACGGTTTGTGACAGCACCTTCTCATCGCCGGCAGGCCAGCGTCCTATCGATCATGGAATTCATGTGGTTGTACATTCGGCAACAAAGATGCTGAACGGACATTCGGATCTTTTGGGGGGCGTGGTCGCGGTATCAGCAAACGCACCCGCCAAGCTTGCCGAACGGGTTGGTTATCTGCAGAACGCCCTCGGCTCGGTCATGTCACCGACAGATTGCGCTCTTCTGCACCGTTCGCTGAAAACCCTGGAAATCCGCAGCATAAGGCAATCGGAAACGGCACTGAAGCTGGCGACCAGTCTCGAAAAAAGAGCTGAAGAACTGGGACTGACCAAGGTTGTATATCCTGGCCTTGCCAGCCATCCGCAGCATAAACTGGCCGCTGAACAAATGATCAACTTCGGCTGCGTCATTTCTATCGAGGTTGCAGGCGACCTGACACGCGTCGAACGTATTCTGACTTCGACCCGTTATTTCCACTTTGCAGTCAGCCTCGGAAGCGTGGAAAGTCTCATTCAGCATCCATATTCCCTGACCCACGCGGTTGTGCCTGAAGACCAGAAAAACCACCTGGGAATTGGCGCTCAGCTCATTCGCATCTCGATCGGCCTGGAAGATCCGGAAGATCTGGAAACCGATCTGGTGCAGGCACTCTCAAGCAACCGGTGA
- a CDS encoding DUF2249 domain-containing protein — protein MSAEPVSLSPVIDVRTIPPISRHATIFSMIDSLEPGEALEIINDHDPVPLRHQLETRNPGAFSWVYKETGPLWRVEIGRRKGHHGADHECTCGNH, from the coding sequence ATGTCGGCAGAACCTGTCTCACTATCCCCCGTAATTGATGTTCGCACCATACCGCCCATTTCGCGACATGCGACGATCTTCTCGATGATCGATTCGCTTGAACCCGGCGAAGCACTGGAAATCATCAATGATCACGATCCGGTGCCACTGCGCCACCAGCTTGAAACCCGCAATCCGGGTGCATTCTCGTGGGTCTACAAGGAAACCGGTCCATTGTGGCGGGTCGAAATCGGTCGCCGAAAAGGCCATCACGGTGCTGACCATGAGTGCACCTGCGGCAATCACTGA